One Aegilops tauschii subsp. strangulata cultivar AL8/78 chromosome 7, Aet v6.0, whole genome shotgun sequence genomic window carries:
- the LOC109760186 gene encoding large ribosomal subunit protein cL38, translating into MSLVTAFLAGSAAPAVAPRSARPSAGFFGVGGGCALSVECSSRPQKKGTKHHMKTRPKKTQRWDIKRRPIQYEPLPALPDDWTLVAAGEKEDEALQDEETTPAAAVEFEVVAAPAAAD; encoded by the coding sequence ATGTCGCTCGTCACAGCTTTTCTGGCGGGCTCGGCGGCGCCGGCGGTCGCGCCACGGTCCGCTCGCCCGTCGGCGGGCTTCTTTGGGGTCGGCGGAGGGTGCGCGCTGTCAGTGGAGTGCTCGTCGCGGCCGCAGAAGAAAGGGACCAAGCACCATATGAAGACGCGGCCCAAGAAAACGCAGCGGTGGGACATCAAGCGCCGCCCCATTCAGTACGAGCCGCTGCCGGCGCTTCCCGATGACTGGACGCTCGTCGCCGCCGGTGAGAAGGAAGATGAGGCGCTGCAGGATGAGGAGACCACGCCCGCTGCCGCCGTTGAGTTCGAGGTGGTCGCCGCCCCTGCCGCCGCAGACTGA